TAAAAGGAAAGAACGCATAGGTGCTTTTAAAACTCCAACTGTTAGAAATATTGAACTTACGGGGCCATATATGCACAATGGTGTATATACGACTTTGGAAGAAGTAGTAGATTTTTATAACCAAGGAGGTGGCGTTGGATTTGGCTTTAATTTGGAACATCAAACCTTACCGTTTAACAACTTAGAATTGCCTGAAGATGAACAACATGCCATAATCGCTTTTATGAAAACCCTCACAGATCAATCAAAAACCGAAGCTATTAAGTAACTCAACTTATTGAAATATAGTTTTTTACATGAATTTTTCGTATATTAGGCCTTGTTCCTTCACAAAAAACGAAACTATGAAAAAACTAATCTATTCCCCTGTCTTTTTGTTGTTTGTTCTTTTCCTTTTTGGAGCAAACACCATAATTGCACAGGAAGACGACACTAAAGAACACTTCAAAGAAATTGAAGGCAAAGTTATTGATGCAGAGACGAATAATGATTTAATTTTTGCGGATATTGTTCTCGAAAACTCGAATATTAGCACCGTAAGTAACAGCGACGGGCATTTCACATTAAAAATACCTAAAACATACGCTGATGGCCATATTGCCATCTCTTACTTGGGCTACGAAAAAATTGTTCTTCCGATTTCCGATTTTGAAAAACACCTAAAAGTAAAACTGAAACCCGTTAACACCACTTTAGACGTTGTTCAAATTTTAACCACTCCTAAAAAAGCCGAAGCAGTAGTTTTAAATTGTTTAAGCAAAAAGAGTAGTTTGTATAGTAATGAAAACACTTTAATGACGGCATTTTACCGCGAAACTATAAAAAAGCGCAGAAAAAACGCCTCACTGTCTGAAGCTGTTGTTCAAATCCATAAACAACCGTATAATAATGTAAAAAGTGATTATATCGAATTGGTGAAAGCACGCAAAACAACAAACTACAAAAGGTTGGATACCATTGCTCTCAAATTACAAGGCGGACCTTTTAGTAATTTGTATACCGATATGATTAAATATCCAGAATACATTTTTACCCCAGAAACCATGCCTATGTATGACTTTAATTTTGATAAGTCTACAAAAATAAATGAGCGTATAATATATGTCATTAACTTCAAACAAAAGGCTGATATTACAACACCACTGTTTTACGGTAAACTTTTTATTGATGCCGAAACCTACGCCTTAACAAACGCGGTTTACAGTTTAAATGTAACTAACAAAGTATTATCGAGTGAAATGTTTGTTAGAAAAAAACCAAGAAAAGCCGATGTTTACCCTATTGAAACGGCTTACCGTGTAAATTATAGAACAAAGGATGGTAAATGGCATTATGCTTACAGTAATATTTCATTAACTTTTAAAGTCGATTGGGAAGGCAAATTATTTAATAGTACGTATACCTTAAATAGTGAAATGGCCGTAACAGATTGGGAAATTGCAGAGTCGAAACTAGCAAAAAATAGAAGTCAGGTTTTAAGACCCACCACTATTTTAACCGAAAAAGCTTCAGGCTTTTCAGATCCTAGATTTTGGGGTGCTTACAATATTATAGAGCCTGAAAAATCGATTCAATCGGCCATTAAAAAAATTCAGAAACAGTTGAAGCGAACCTAGATTTTAATTTGATGACTTGTTAACAGTTAATTGAACCAATATAGGCTCATGATCTGACCATTTTAAATTGAAATTTTCATGAGCCACTATTTGAAAACTATTATCAGGCAACACATAATCTAGGCGCATGGGGTATCCTAGTAAGTGATAAGTACCACCTAAACCAGAACCCTTTTCGAGAAAGGTGTCTTGCCTACCTTGACTTATAGAATGATAGGTTTTAGAAAAAGGTGTGGTATTAAAATCACCTGCTACAATATGTCTTCCTTGGAAGCCTTTTATATTTTCAAGTAATAATTGGGTTTGCGCGCTTTTCATTTTTTGCGCCACATTTATTTTAGGGTAAACCGACTCTAAGCTTTTTTTTGTAAAAAACTTAGAATCCACTTCCATGCTAAACGATTGCAAATGCACGTTGTAAATTCTAATAAGCACATCGTTGTATTGAATATCGGCAAACATGGCATTATTAGCTGTATTAGGAAAATCGATATAACCCGTATGTACAATGGGAAACTTAGACAGAATAACTTGTAAAGATTTGCTAATGCCGCGACGTTTTCCTACGAAAACATATGGGTAGTTTTCAAAGCTATTTTTCCGTACCGACCAAGACTCCTGAAACAAGACAACATCTGCATCTTGATTATTGATAAAATTGGTTAACGCTTTAATTCTCGGCTTCATTTGTGTCCGATCGGAAGTATGACCAGCACCACCACCGCCTCTCACATTATAAGTTAATACAGACAGATTCTCAGTTTCTATACTTTGATTATCAAAATTATATTTGAAAAAAAACACATGAGTACAACTATATAGCACTAAAGCAAACCCTAAAAAAAAGGCACGCTTCGATTTAAGTAAAATAAATACTACAAAAAGGAATCCATTTAAAACAACAAGAACAGGAAGTACAACAGAAAAAATTAAAGACCATACATTCTCGACATACCGAGTAATGACACAACCAAAAACAAGAAGTAGCGGTATTACAATAGCAATAATACTACGAAGCACGACATAGGTGCTTTTAAAGAGATTCAAAAGTTTTTGTTTTAGAATAATTTGGTTTGGGTTTCATCATCCTTAGAATTTTCAGAATCAGACACTTCAGTTTCGTCAACCACCTCTATATCATCGGCATGAACCTCCTGGGGTGCCTCAAAAGGCAATGGTTCCATTAAATTCACTTGATTCACTTTATCCTTAGTTAATTGGTTACCTAGAGCACCAATACCTTTAATGGCTATAAATTCCTCTAGATTGACTTCTAGATTGTCTTTACGGTCTTTTCCGCGTTCTTTAGCAAAAACAACTTCGGCCATAGGACGCCAATCTGTTGAAACGATTTCTAATTGTGATTTTGGATCGTCTGGAATAAACATTTCCTCCTTACCTTCTTGCTCAATTACGAAACGTTTCACATAATACAATTCTTTTTCACCATTGTAATAAACCACCGAAATTGGTTTTTTAGGCTGCCATTTTTCCATGACAATCATATTATCATCAAAATGCATAGTTACTTCCGGTGTAACCGTTTTTACCATGCCCGATTGCGTGATAATAAGTAGTTTATCTTCCCCTCTAAACTCCCCTATCAATTCGCCACGACCATCAACATTTAAGCGTTGAACGGTATCATCAAACCATATTTTACGAGGTTTTAAGGTTGAAACGCCTTTTTCCTTAAGTTCTACACGCTTTACAGGATATTTAGTAACTAAATTACCTTTAGACACCCTGCCTTTAATAAGAATATCGGCAAAATCGATATCCCATTTAAGCTTTTTAATACTGCCCGCCTGACGAAGCAATACGGTAACCACTTCTGCCTCTCCATTTGGGTTTGCAGAAAAATACAAACAAGTAGACCCTTTAGTACCGTTAGTGAGATCGTATTCTCGATCACGGGTTACACTAGTCACCGCGAAACGTTTTATATAGGAAGGGCCGCTTTTTCCATCGCGATAAATCATATTATAAATGGTGCGCTTGTCCTTCTTCTTAAAAACGGCGACATGAATAATGTCTTTACCTATAAAGGTTTTGGAGTCCACTTTGGTGACCATCATTACCCCTTGTTTGGTAAACACAATAATATCGTCAATATCACTACAATCGCAAACGTATTCGTCACGACGTAATGAGGTTCCTATAAACCCTTCTGCACGATTTACATAAAGTTTTGTATTTCGAATCACCACTTTAGTTGCATCAACATCATCGAAAACTCTAATTTCTGTTTTACGCTCTCTACCTTCACCGTATTCCTTTTTAAGCCTAGTGAAATAAGCGATAGCATAATCGGTAAGGTGTGCCAGGTGATGCTTAATTTCAGCAATTTGTTCCTCTAGGGCTTCAATTTTTTGCTGTGCTTTATCAATATCAAATTTAGAGATACGCTTGATACGAATTTCGGTTAAGCGCACAATATCGTCTTCAGTTACCGCGCGTTTTAAGTGTTTAATATGTGGTTTTAATCCCTTATCAATAGCTGAAATAACCCCTTTCCAGGTTTCTTCCTCTTCAATATCGCGATAAATTCTATTTTCAATAAAAATACGCTCCAAGGATGCAAAATGCCATTGTTCTTCAAACTCACCTAATTTAATTTCGAGGTCTTGTTTTAGAAGTTGCACCGTATTATCTGTGGAACGACGAAGCATTTCTGTAACACCAATAAATAAAGGTTTGTTATCTTCAATAACACAACCCAATGGCGAGATAGACGACTCACAACTTGTAAAAGCATATAAGGCATCTATGGTTTTATCTGGCGATAATCCCGTTGGAAGATGCACTAGAATTTCAACTTCTGCCGCCGTATTGTCTTCAATCTTTTTAATTTTGATTTTACCTTTATCATTCGCCTTTAAAATAGAATCGATTAACGAAGATGTTGTGGTTCCAAAAGGTATTTCGGTAATGACTAAAGTATTCTTATCGAGTTGCGAAATTCGAGCACGTACACGCACCTTTCCGCCTCTTAATCCGTCATTATAATTTGAAAAATCGGCAACGCCTCCTGTTGGAAAATCAGGTAAAATAGTAAAGCGTTTGCCTTGTAATTGTTTTATTGAAGCATCAATAAGTTCAATAAAATTATGTGGTAATATTTTTGTAGAAAGTCCAACCGCAATTCCTTCTCCGCCTTGTGCCAGCAACAACGGAAACATAACGGGCAAGTTAATAGGTTCTTTTCTACGGCCATCGTAACTCGCTTGCCATTCGGTAATCTTAGGGTTATAAACCACATCGAGCCCGAACTTAGAAATTCGAGCTTCGATATAACGGGAGGCCGCAGCACGGTCGCCCGTTAAAATATTCCCCCAGTTTCCTTGGGTATCAATTAATAAATCTTTCTGCCCGATTTGAACCATGGCATCGGCAATACTGGCATCACCATGAGGATGGTATTGCATGGTATGACCAACGATATTGGCTACTTTGTTATAACGTCCATCATCCAAATCTTTCATGGAATGCATGATACGACGCTGAACGGGTTTAAAACCGTCTTCAATAGCAGGAACAGCACGTTCTAAAATAACGTAAGAAGCATAATCTAAAAACCAATCTTTATACATTCCCGTAACTCGGGTAATGGTTTCTTGAGGTTCGTCTTGTTCGTTAATTAAATCGTCGCCGTTTTCAATCATTAATTATTTTTTAACTGGTTTTGGTTTGCCATTAAGCATCACTCTACCGCCACGTGCTTGTAATCTTGCAACTTGTTCGATAGCAGGGTGTACATATAGATACTCGTATGAACGTACCACTTCTAAATCTTCTTTCTTAGTATATAACATCTTATTTAAGTTTTTTTGCTTCCCTAAAAAGGGATTATTTTACAAATTAATTTATCTTTTTTAGCAGCAACAAAGTTACATTTAAAGATAATTTACTTAAATAATTTTAACTAAAATTTATTACGATTTCATCCTTTATATTTGATAAAAATAGGGATAAAAATTCGATTAAACTTACTCTATAATATCCAACTCAACTTTCAAGTTTTCAATAATAAATTCCTGTCTAGACGGTGTGTTTTTTCCCATATAAAACTCTAGTAAATCTTCGATAGACATGTTATGATCTAACATAATGGGATCTAAACGAATATCTTCCCCAATAAAATGTTTAAACTCATCTGGAGAAATTTCACCCAAACCTTTAAATCGAGTAATTTCAGGTTTTGGTTTAAGTTTTTCTATGGCTTTTTTGCGTTCTTCTTCAGAATAGCAATAAATGGTTTCTTTCTTATTTCTTACACGAAATAAAGGCGTTTGTAAGATATACAAATGGCCTTCTTTAATCACCTCTGGAAAAAACTGCAAGAAAAATGTTATCAATAACAAACGGATGTGCATCCCATCAACATCGGCATCGGTAGCAATCACTACATTATTATAACGTAAATCTTCTAATGATTCTTCTATATTTAATGCTGCTTGAAGCAGATTAAACTCTTCATTTTCGTAAACAATTTTTTTGGTGAGCCCGTAACAGTTTAGCGGTTTCCCTTTTAAACTAAAAACGGCTTGAGTGTTTACATCTCGTGATTTTGTGATACTACCAGAAGCCGAATCTCCCTCGGTAATAAACAAAGTGGTTTCTAAGTTTCTTGGATTTTTAGTGTCACCAAAATGAACGCGACAATCTCTTAGTTTTTTATTGTGAAGACTGGCTTTTTTAGCACGGTCTTTAGCTAACTTTCGTATACCCGATAACTCTTTTCGCTCACGCTCGGCTTGTAAAATTTTACGCTGAAGCTTATCGGCAGTGTCTGGATTTTTATGCAGATAGTTATCTAAGTACCGCTTTACGAAATCGTTAATATAGGTCCTTACCGTTGGCAATTCGCCACCCATATCGGTAGACCCCAATTTTGTTTTGGTCTGACTTTCGAAAACAGGTTCCATCACCTTTATGGCAATGGCACTTACTACCGATTTCCTTACATCGGAAGCATCGTAATTTTTACCATAAAATTCTCTTATGGTTTTTACGAGCGACTCTCTAAAAGCATTTAGATGTGTTCCACCTTGAGTGGTATTTTGTCCGTTTACAAATGAATGATATTCTTCACTGTACTGCGTTTTACTATGAGTAAGCGCGATTTCAATATCATCGCCTTTTAGATGAATGATAGGATATAAACGATCGGTATCATTAATATTTTCGCTCAGTAAATCCTTTAAACCGTGTTCGCTATAATATTTTTCACCATTAAAAACTATGGTTAAACCTGGATTTAGGTACACATAATTTTTAAGCATTTTCACTATATATTCACTTCTGAACTTATAATTTTTGAAAATGATATCATCCGGAATGAAAGATACTTTGGTTCCTTTTCTACGCGAAGTTTCTTCTAAAAACTCTTCATTTATAAGGTTACCTTGTTCGAATTCCGCGGAAGCGCTTTTACTATCACGTGTAGATTCTACTCTAAAAAATGAGGATAAGGCATTAACCGCTTTGGTACCAACACCATTTAAACCCACCGATTTTTTGAAGGCTTTGGAATCGTACTTACCACCAGTATTCATTTTGGAAACTACGTCTACAACTTTCCCTAGAGGAATACCACGACCATAATCGCGCACCGTAACTTTCGTTCCTTGAATAGAAATTTCAATCGTTTTTCCAGCTCCCATGACATACTCGTCAATGGAGTTGTCGAGCACCTCTTTAAGAAGTATATAAATTCCATCATCTGGCGAAGACCCATCACCTAATTTTCCAATATACATTCCAGGTCGCATACGAATATGCTCTTTCCAGTCTAATGAACGAATATTGTCTTCGGTATAGTTAGAGTTTTCTGCCATTAATAAGAGGTGTGGTTAAGATAGGATGCTAATATAGCACAAGCAAATAAAAAATAAAACAGCATTGCAACAAAGTAATTAACAATGAAAATATTTTTAAGTTATTCATTTTTTTATTTCACAGTTTAAATTTCAAATTAAGGAGTTCATGAATCTCCTATGTCGATTTCATTGATAAAAAAACGAATCAAAAAAATCTAGGCTTACGAAACTTTATCTAAATTTTTTGTTTGTCCCAAAATTTTAGGAACTCGCCATTAAAAACAGTGAAATGCCAAAATCCTTCCTAGCTCAAACAGCCTAAAATTTCACAGGTACTTCACTTCAAATTTTACGATAAAGTTTCGATAGGCCTTAAAAAACACTTTTCCCTAAGACTGTTATCCTTTTTAAACCAGTTTAAATTAAAGATTTACACCAATATTAAAAACTCACTTCCCTTTCTTTAAGGACACTATTAATATTCCAGCAATAACCACTAAAGCACCAAACCACTGTAAACCCGTTAAAATTTCATTTAAAAAGATCGCAGCTAATATGATGGTTGAAATTGGCCCTATTCCCGCCACAATAGCAAAGTTTGATGAGCTAATCATTTTAATAGACGTAGAGACTAAAAACGAAGGTATTACCGTTGCAAACATGGCTATTACAAAACCTAAGACATACACTTGCCATGAAAAACTAAATAAATCCACCTCTGAAACCAAACTGTAATGCACAAATACACAAATGCACGACACCATCATGGCATAAGCCGTAAACTGTACCACGCCAAATTTCGGTATTAACCAACCGCTACCTACTAAATAAGTGGCATATGTAATCGCACTAAGCAATACAAAAGCCGCTCCGATGAAGGTTTCAGTTCCTGATAAAGTTACTTCATCCCAAAACGTTATCACAACGCCTAAGTAAGTTAAAGCGATAGCCATGGCCTGAATTTTAGTGATAGGCCTTTTTAAAAACACACGGTTTAAAATTAAAACGATAGTAGGGTATAAAAACAAGATAATACGTTCTAAACTCGCCTTAATATATTTAAGTCCGACGAAATCAAAGTAACTCGCCAAATAATAGCCCACCACACCGAAAAAACACAACCATAAATAGTCCTTTTTCACCAAAGTGGCCTCAGTGTTTTTATTTCTATAAGCGATAGCAATACCTACATAAATAGGAAAAGAAAACAGCATTCTTAACAATAGAATACTTATAGCATCAACATGATAGCCATAGGCTAATTTAACCATAACCGCTTTTGATGAAAATAGGACGACCCCTAAAATACCAATAAGCACTCCGTACCAAAATTGTTTTTTTGTTGTTTCCATACAACGAAAATAACGACCTAGAGTTTTTGAAATTATAGGAAATTTCTGAAAATACGATGTTCAAGAATAAAAAAGAGTACTTTAAGTTATATACCCTAAAAAAAGAAACGCAGTAAAATTGTTAAATCCTTAAATAAATAACAGCTGCATGAAGAATCGCCGTGAATTATTCTAAAAAATAATGCGACATCTCTGGCGTCAATGTTGATTTTTCAAATACAAACCCAAGCATATTTAAAACATATCAAACGCATCCGAGACATCGCATTCGAGCAAAAGTATTTCTTTTAATTTTTAGACTAACTTCAATAATATTTGATTAAAAAAAATTCTATTTGACTAATACTTTCTTTTCAAAACTACTTTTAGGAGCCTCACAAAGGGAACATTCATAAGTATCCTCTAATTTTTTAAAAGGGGTGTTAGGCGCAATATCCTGCGTAACATCGCCATAAATCTCATTGTAAACCGTTAAACATTCCGAACATTGATAAACCTCCTCTTCGCTACGTTCCTTTTTAATAACGCTCACCTCTTCCTCTTCGCGTTCGGTTCCTAATTGTTCGAAGTACAACTGACTTAATTCCATTAATAAACCAGGCAATTCCACCTTATCTACATCTTGAACATGCATGATATATTGTTGGGTGTTCGGATCGAAATTCTTAGCATATAATAAATTATAGGTATCTCTAATTTTAAAATCCCCTATAATATCTGGTTGTTTGTTTTTTTCAATAACAATGGAGGTAAAATTATAGGTATCACTTTCATAACTTGTAATTCCGAAGGTGAGTCCGTAGGTACTAATATCATTTTGGTCGAAATTAGTCACCAAGTATTTTTTAAGATTTAAGGCTTCTCTATCGTTTACCGGCAAGTGCCAGTTCATTTCCAGCATGGAATGACGCACATTGATTCCGAATTTCCCTAAAAACTTTTCCCATTGTAATTTCGCTTTCAACGGAATACCTTTTACGATAAAAGATTTCCATGGTGTGATCGAGATTTTACCAATCTTATTATCCGAACACAGCTCACACATCGCCTTTAGGAATTTTAAATCATAGCGATTATTTCTCCAATACAAGCCTAACCAATAACGATCGGTACCAATACGATTCATCCCTTCATAATAAGGGAAAGGATAGAAAGGCACTTCTAGCGGCTTATCAACTGTTCTATTATTCGTATCGACAGCATCACTTACCAAATCGAAAACCGTTTCAATGGTTTCAGGTTCCTCTTGTAAAATATTTTCAATGGCGATTTCAATTTTATCCATATCCCAGCTATAAATAAGCGCAGGATACATCAATGTTTTTTTCCAACCTGGAAGTCTAACATATAAATACCAGTAATCTTCATGATCGGAAGCGATAAAATTTACATTTCCAGTAAATAAAGGCACTAGTCGTTGTCTAGGATCGGTAATATTAACCCTTAGTTTTAATTTATGTTTAAACTGCTCTAAAATATACAGGTAGCGGTCACTTGTTAACCAAGAGGTACTCGGTAATATTTCGGCAGATACATAAGATGAAGCGATATTCTGGATACCATCGCGTTTTGGTTTTATAAACTGGATTTTACTAAACTGATCGAATTTGCTTTCATCAATTTGCTCTGGAAAAATAATATCTTGGCGAGAACCAAATGAAATCGCATCTAAGCCTAAACTTTCGGCTGCTTCACAAATATATTTTAATTCACCTGGAGACAACACACCTCCATTTATCTTAATTCTATATGGTTCTTCCATTATGCTAACACTTTTGAATTATGAAGTATTTCACGCACTTCAGTTTTACAACTTCCACAACCTAATCCAGCACCTGTTTTACTGCACAACTCAGTAAAGTCGGTACACCCTTTTGCAATGGCCTCTTCAATATTTCCTTCACCCACTTGACTACAAGAACAAACTAATTTACCAATAACAGGCGTATCGTTTGAAGCCCCTCTAAGCAAGGTATTACGTTTATCGGCCATTTCAATTTTACTCTCGATCATGGTTTTAAATTCGGCAAATTCATTTTTATCGCCCATTAAAACCGCGCCAACTAATAAATCGTCTTTAACAATACACTTCTTGTAGTAGCGCTTTTTAATATCTGTAAAGATGATTTCCTCATAACTTTCATCGTTTTCAGGCACACTAATATCACCTATACTACAAAGGTTTAAATCGTTGAATTTTAAGATATTCATTAATACCGAACCGTTATATGCGCAGCTAATATCTCCGGCAATAAAGTTGGCTAGAATCCCCGCTTGCTCTTCGGCTGCCGAAGTAATCCCAAACAATTGGTTATTGTATTCAGCAATTTCACCAATGGCAAAAATATCTTTGTGAGAAGACTCTAAATGCTGATTTACTTTAACGCCACGACTACAAGAAATACCGTTTGCTCTTGCCATTTCCACGTTAGGAATGGTTCCTATAGCATATACAATAGCATTCGCTGTAATAAATTTTCCACTTTTTAATGTGATGTTTAATTCACCGGTATCTTCAT
This genomic interval from Tamlana carrageenivorans contains the following:
- a CDS encoding carboxypeptidase-like regulatory domain-containing protein; this encodes MKKLIYSPVFLLFVLFLFGANTIIAQEDDTKEHFKEIEGKVIDAETNNDLIFADIVLENSNISTVSNSDGHFTLKIPKTYADGHIAISYLGYEKIVLPISDFEKHLKVKLKPVNTTLDVVQILTTPKKAEAVVLNCLSKKSSLYSNENTLMTAFYRETIKKRRKNASLSEAVVQIHKQPYNNVKSDYIELVKARKTTNYKRLDTIALKLQGGPFSNLYTDMIKYPEYIFTPETMPMYDFNFDKSTKINERIIYVINFKQKADITTPLFYGKLFIDAETYALTNAVYSLNVTNKVLSSEMFVRKKPRKADVYPIETAYRVNYRTKDGKWHYAYSNISLTFKVDWEGKLFNSTYTLNSEMAVTDWEIAESKLAKNRSQVLRPTTILTEKASGFSDPRFWGAYNIIEPEKSIQSAIKKIQKQLKRT
- a CDS encoding endonuclease/exonuclease/phosphatase family protein, which codes for MNLFKSTYVVLRSIIAIVIPLLLVFGCVITRYVENVWSLIFSVVLPVLVVLNGFLFVVFILLKSKRAFFLGFALVLYSCTHVFFFKYNFDNQSIETENLSVLTYNVRGGGGAGHTSDRTQMKPRIKALTNFINNQDADVVLFQESWSVRKNSFENYPYVFVGKRRGISKSLQVILSKFPIVHTGYIDFPNTANNAMFADIQYNDVLIRIYNVHLQSFSMEVDSKFFTKKSLESVYPKINVAQKMKSAQTQLLLENIKGFQGRHIVAGDFNTTPFSKTYHSISQGRQDTFLEKGSGLGGTYHLLGYPMRLDYVLPDNSFQIVAHENFNLKWSDHEPILVQLTVNKSSN
- a CDS encoding DNA gyrase/topoisomerase IV subunit A, whose translation is MIENGDDLINEQDEPQETITRVTGMYKDWFLDYASYVILERAVPAIEDGFKPVQRRIMHSMKDLDDGRYNKVANIVGHTMQYHPHGDASIADAMVQIGQKDLLIDTQGNWGNILTGDRAAASRYIEARISKFGLDVVYNPKITEWQASYDGRRKEPINLPVMFPLLLAQGGEGIAVGLSTKILPHNFIELIDASIKQLQGKRFTILPDFPTGGVADFSNYNDGLRGGKVRVRARISQLDKNTLVITEIPFGTTTSSLIDSILKANDKGKIKIKKIEDNTAAEVEILVHLPTGLSPDKTIDALYAFTSCESSISPLGCVIEDNKPLFIGVTEMLRRSTDNTVQLLKQDLEIKLGEFEEQWHFASLERIFIENRIYRDIEEEETWKGVISAIDKGLKPHIKHLKRAVTEDDIVRLTEIRIKRISKFDIDKAQQKIEALEEQIAEIKHHLAHLTDYAIAYFTRLKKEYGEGRERKTEIRVFDDVDATKVVIRNTKLYVNRAEGFIGTSLRRDEYVCDCSDIDDIIVFTKQGVMMVTKVDSKTFIGKDIIHVAVFKKKDKRTIYNMIYRDGKSGPSYIKRFAVTSVTRDREYDLTNGTKGSTCLYFSANPNGEAEVVTVLLRQAGSIKKLKWDIDFADILIKGRVSKGNLVTKYPVKRVELKEKGVSTLKPRKIWFDDTVQRLNVDGRGELIGEFRGEDKLLIITQSGMVKTVTPEVTMHFDDNMIVMEKWQPKKPISVVYYNGEKELYYVKRFVIEQEGKEEMFIPDDPKSQLEIVSTDWRPMAEVVFAKERGKDRKDNLEVNLEEFIAIKGIGALGNQLTKDKVNQVNLMEPLPFEAPQEVHADDIEVVDETEVSDSENSKDDETQTKLF
- a CDS encoding DNA topoisomerase IV subunit B, whose amino-acid sequence is MAENSNYTEDNIRSLDWKEHIRMRPGMYIGKLGDGSSPDDGIYILLKEVLDNSIDEYVMGAGKTIEISIQGTKVTVRDYGRGIPLGKVVDVVSKMNTGGKYDSKAFKKSVGLNGVGTKAVNALSSFFRVESTRDSKSASAEFEQGNLINEEFLEETSRRKGTKVSFIPDDIIFKNYKFRSEYIVKMLKNYVYLNPGLTIVFNGEKYYSEHGLKDLLSENINDTDRLYPIIHLKGDDIEIALTHSKTQYSEEYHSFVNGQNTTQGGTHLNAFRESLVKTIREFYGKNYDASDVRKSVVSAIAIKVMEPVFESQTKTKLGSTDMGGELPTVRTYINDFVKRYLDNYLHKNPDTADKLQRKILQAERERKELSGIRKLAKDRAKKASLHNKKLRDCRVHFGDTKNPRNLETTLFITEGDSASGSITKSRDVNTQAVFSLKGKPLNCYGLTKKIVYENEEFNLLQAALNIEESLEDLRYNNVVIATDADVDGMHIRLLLITFFLQFFPEVIKEGHLYILQTPLFRVRNKKETIYCYSEEERKKAIEKLKPKPEITRFKGLGEISPDEFKHFIGEDIRLDPIMLDHNMSIEDLLEFYMGKNTPSRQEFIIENLKVELDIIE
- a CDS encoding DMT family transporter; this translates as METTKKQFWYGVLIGILGVVLFSSKAVMVKLAYGYHVDAISILLLRMLFSFPIYVGIAIAYRNKNTEATLVKKDYLWLCFFGVVGYYLASYFDFVGLKYIKASLERIILFLYPTIVLILNRVFLKRPITKIQAMAIALTYLGVVITFWDEVTLSGTETFIGAAFVLLSAITYATYLVGSGWLIPKFGVVQFTAYAMMVSCICVFVHYSLVSEVDLFSFSWQVYVLGFVIAMFATVIPSFLVSTSIKMISSSNFAIVAGIGPISTIILAAIFLNEILTGLQWFGALVVIAGILIVSLKKGK
- a CDS encoding rubredoxin; translated protein: MEEPYRIKINGGVLSPGELKYICEAAESLGLDAISFGSRQDIIFPEQIDESKFDQFSKIQFIKPKRDGIQNIASSYVSAEILPSTSWLTSDRYLYILEQFKHKLKLRVNITDPRQRLVPLFTGNVNFIASDHEDYWYLYVRLPGWKKTLMYPALIYSWDMDKIEIAIENILQEEPETIETVFDLVSDAVDTNNRTVDKPLEVPFYPFPYYEGMNRIGTDRYWLGLYWRNNRYDLKFLKAMCELCSDNKIGKISITPWKSFIVKGIPLKAKLQWEKFLGKFGINVRHSMLEMNWHLPVNDREALNLKKYLVTNFDQNDISTYGLTFGITSYESDTYNFTSIVIEKNKQPDIIGDFKIRDTYNLLYAKNFDPNTQQYIMHVQDVDKVELPGLLMELSQLYFEQLGTEREEEEVSVIKKERSEEEVYQCSECLTVYNEIYGDVTQDIAPNTPFKKLEDTYECSLCEAPKSSFEKKVLVK